One segment of Skermanella rosea DNA contains the following:
- the tnpA gene encoding IS66 family insertion sequence element accessory protein TnpA has translation MEAAMADGGHLGDREQFWRDHVAGWRSSGLSLRLYSEEHGLKAGTLGYWNSRLKAQAADALTSSAGSETAATFLAVHVAEPVVSVPEPRDDRIELVLKGGSVLRIGRGFDAMTLDRLLDVVERRS, from the coding sequence ATGGAGGCTGCGATGGCCGATGGCGGGCACTTGGGAGACCGGGAGCAGTTCTGGCGGGATCACGTGGCGGGCTGGAGGAGCAGCGGCCTGTCGCTGCGGCTGTACAGTGAGGAGCATGGGCTGAAGGCGGGCACGCTGGGCTACTGGAACTCCCGGCTCAAAGCGCAGGCCGCCGACGCCCTGACATCATCGGCCGGATCAGAAACCGCGGCGACGTTTCTGGCGGTCCATGTCGCCGAACCGGTGGTGAGTGTCCCGGAACCGCGGGATGACCGGATCGAACTGGTTCTGAAGGGGGGTAGCGTCCTCCGGATTGGGCGTGGCTTCGACGCCATGACCCTGGACCGGCTGCTCGATGTTGTCGAGAGGCGATCGTGA
- a CDS encoding DUF6635 family protein — MDAVYEAALTRYFADRHSRVDDFVGRHFSLRGTLKIHRRALGLDILRAPVNLMFTVPTATLKLCATLARWAGKSDAAHWLDTRNLFLETAVSRHITELIEGELLAGPGDRAGQQDQSDPLAEAMLATPAIRTLLAQAATQGNDRGAHAFETRLRQALTAYGGARTAAGEITTAAVSLSVGAIVFHQMTPGMLTLGPSIAAVLAHQAAIEAFPLGVGLGALWYSLLPVSPSTELVVGITVGLALLGATLAAFAGILADPIQRRLGLHQARLHHLLDVLEANLRGRTASSLRVRDHYVARLLDALDYAGLVLRLTRTG; from the coding sequence TTGGATGCGGTCTACGAGGCGGCGCTCACCCGGTACTTCGCTGATCGGCACTCCAGGGTCGATGACTTCGTCGGTCGGCATTTCTCCCTCCGGGGCACCTTGAAGATCCACCGCCGGGCGTTGGGCCTGGACATCCTCCGGGCACCGGTCAACCTGATGTTCACCGTACCGACCGCGACACTCAAGCTCTGCGCGACGCTGGCACGCTGGGCCGGGAAGTCCGACGCCGCTCACTGGCTCGACACCCGCAACCTGTTCCTCGAGACCGCGGTATCCCGCCACATCACCGAGTTGATCGAGGGTGAGCTTCTCGCCGGCCCCGGGGACAGGGCAGGACAGCAAGACCAGAGCGATCCGCTGGCCGAGGCGATGCTCGCCACCCCGGCGATCCGGACACTCCTCGCGCAAGCCGCGACACAGGGGAATGACCGCGGCGCCCACGCGTTCGAAACGCGGCTGCGCCAGGCGTTGACCGCCTACGGCGGCGCCCGTACCGCCGCGGGAGAGATCACCACGGCGGCTGTCAGCCTGTCCGTCGGCGCCATCGTCTTCCACCAGATGACGCCCGGCATGCTCACGCTCGGCCCCAGCATCGCCGCCGTGCTCGCCCACCAGGCAGCCATCGAGGCGTTCCCGCTGGGCGTCGGCTTGGGTGCGCTGTGGTACTCCTTGCTTCCGGTGTCCCCTTCGACGGAGCTGGTGGTCGGCATCACCGTCGGCCTGGCACTCCTTGGCGCTACCCTGGCGGCCTTCGCCGGGATCCTTGCCGATCCGATCCAGCGACGCCTCGGCCTGCATCAGGCACGGCTGCACCACCTCCTCGACGTCCTGGAAGCCAACCTTCGCGGTAGGACGGCGAGCAGCTTGAGAGTGCGGGACCACTATGTTGCCCGCCTGCTGGATGCTCTGGATTATGCCGGTCTGGTTCTGCGCCTGACGCGCACGGGCTGA
- a CDS encoding hybrid sensor histidine kinase/response regulator has protein sequence MLDPQGIVSSWNPGAERFKGYKAEEIIGQHFSRFYTEEDRQASVPRQALAAASDEGKYETEGWRVRKDGSQFWASVVIDPIRGEHGELLGFAKITRDITERKNAQEALRQSQEQFRLLVQGVTDYAIFMLDPTGRVTNWNSGAERMKGYAAAEIIGQHFSRFYTDEDRAADVPNRALRTAGREGRIEMEGWRVRQDGRRFWANVVIDAIRDETGGLIGFGKVTRDITEQRQAQKALEEAREALFQAQKMEAVGQLTGGVAHDFNNLLQIISSSLEAVEQRLAAGQITVGQHMAAARTAVDRAASLTQRLLAFARRQPLKPEYTNLNALVPGMRDLVQNSVGEAVQVEMRLSEGLWPIRVDANQVESALLNLAINARDAMPDGGRLVFETSNIRMSKADVASESGVAPGDYVMLAVTDTGNGMTPDVLSRAFEPFFTTKPVGQGTGLGLSQVYGFARQSDGCVRLESEVGRGTSVKLYLPRYHGAEEMRLVPQSAPEPQTLVAGAVLVVEDEAILRMLLVEVLEEQGYTVLEAESGNAALPLITSAERIDLLVTDVGLPGINGRQLAEMARSLRPDLKVLFLTGYAYTAMDREVLGPGTELLSKPIPIDRFCSRVRRMLQGS, from the coding sequence ATGCTCGATCCGCAGGGGATCGTGAGCAGCTGGAATCCGGGGGCGGAGCGGTTCAAGGGCTACAAGGCCGAGGAGATCATCGGCCAGCACTTCTCCCGCTTCTACACCGAAGAGGACCGGCAGGCCAGCGTGCCGCGGCAGGCGCTCGCCGCCGCCTCGGATGAGGGGAAGTACGAGACGGAAGGCTGGCGGGTCCGCAAGGACGGCAGCCAGTTCTGGGCGAGCGTGGTCATCGACCCGATCCGCGGCGAACACGGAGAACTCCTGGGCTTCGCCAAGATCACCCGCGACATCACCGAGCGCAAGAACGCTCAGGAGGCCCTGCGCCAGAGCCAGGAGCAGTTCCGCCTGCTGGTCCAGGGTGTCACCGACTACGCGATCTTCATGCTCGACCCGACCGGGCGCGTCACCAACTGGAACTCGGGCGCGGAGCGGATGAAGGGCTATGCCGCCGCCGAGATCATCGGCCAGCATTTCTCCCGCTTCTACACCGACGAGGACCGGGCCGCCGATGTTCCGAACCGGGCGCTGCGGACAGCGGGACGGGAGGGGCGGATCGAAATGGAGGGCTGGCGGGTTCGTCAGGACGGCCGCCGCTTCTGGGCGAATGTCGTCATCGACGCCATTCGCGACGAGACCGGAGGCTTGATCGGCTTCGGCAAGGTGACCCGCGACATCACGGAGCAGCGGCAGGCCCAGAAAGCCCTGGAGGAAGCGCGTGAAGCTCTGTTCCAGGCGCAGAAGATGGAGGCGGTGGGCCAGCTGACCGGAGGCGTGGCGCACGACTTCAACAATTTGCTCCAGATAATCAGCAGCAGCCTGGAGGCCGTGGAGCAACGGCTCGCGGCCGGACAGATCACCGTGGGCCAGCACATGGCAGCGGCCCGGACCGCGGTGGATCGGGCCGCGTCGCTGACGCAGCGGTTGCTTGCCTTCGCCCGCCGCCAGCCTCTCAAGCCGGAGTACACGAACCTGAACGCGCTCGTGCCTGGAATGCGGGACCTGGTCCAGAACTCGGTCGGGGAGGCGGTTCAGGTGGAGATGAGGCTGTCCGAAGGGCTCTGGCCGATCCGGGTCGACGCCAACCAGGTGGAGAGCGCGCTGCTGAACCTGGCGATCAACGCCCGTGATGCCATGCCCGACGGAGGACGGCTTGTCTTCGAGACGTCCAACATCCGGATGAGCAAGGCTGATGTGGCGTCGGAATCCGGAGTGGCGCCCGGCGACTACGTCATGCTCGCGGTGACCGATACCGGCAACGGCATGACACCCGATGTCCTGTCCCGCGCCTTCGAACCCTTCTTCACGACGAAACCCGTCGGTCAGGGAACCGGCTTGGGGTTGAGCCAAGTTTACGGCTTCGCCCGGCAGTCGGATGGGTGTGTACGGCTCGAGAGTGAGGTTGGGCGGGGCACCTCGGTGAAGCTGTATCTGCCGCGCTATCATGGGGCGGAGGAAATGAGGTTGGTTCCCCAATCAGCCCCTGAACCCCAGACGCTGGTGGCAGGGGCTGTTTTGGTGGTGGAGGACGAGGCAATTCTCCGCATGTTGCTGGTGGAAGTCCTGGAGGAGCAGGGCTACACGGTGCTGGAAGCCGAGAGCGGAAATGCTGCGTTGCCCCTCATCACCTCTGCGGAGCGGATCGACCTTCTGGTGACCGACGTAGGCCTGCCCGGCATCAACGGCAGGCAACTTGCGGAGATGGCGCGGTCACTGCGGCCTGACCTGAAGGTGCTGTTCCTGACCGGCTACGCCTACACTGCGATGGACAGGGAAGTGCTGGGACCGGGCACGGAGCTTCTCAGCAAACCTATTCCCATTGACAGATTCTGTTCCAGGGTGCGTCGCATGCTCCAGGGCAGTTGA
- the tnpB gene encoding IS66 family insertion sequence element accessory protein TnpB (TnpB, as the term is used for proteins encoded by IS66 family insertion elements, is considered an accessory protein, since TnpC, encoded by a neighboring gene, is a DDE family transposase.) — protein sequence MIGLPDGVRVYLAAGRTDLRRGIDGLAAQIQTVLLQDPFSGHLFVFRGRSAHTIKVLMYDTTGFLLMQKRLTEGKFIWPSPADGIVTISRAQMSLLVDGLDWRSAKTKPIAKPLFIV from the coding sequence GTGATTGGGCTGCCGGATGGCGTGCGTGTTTACCTGGCAGCGGGTCGGACCGACCTGCGCCGCGGCATCGACGGCTTGGCCGCACAGATCCAGACAGTGCTGCTCCAGGATCCCTTCAGTGGCCATCTTTTCGTTTTTCGGGGACGTTCGGCGCACACGATCAAGGTTCTGATGTACGACACCACCGGCTTTCTGCTGATGCAGAAACGCCTGACCGAGGGAAAGTTCATCTGGCCAAGCCCGGCGGATGGCATCGTGACGATCAGCCGGGCCCAGATGTCGCTGCTCGTTGACGGTCTGGACTGGCGATCCGCCAAGACAAAGCCCATTGCGAAGCCTCTCTTTATCGTCTGA
- a CDS encoding universal stress protein has translation MKNLLIPIEESEFLPSALQSAVLVARRFASYLEGLHVRPDFAGSIAASGIGAPYVIEEFRREDWEGIQRAHRTFEVYLRDRQIPVDTKPEAGGPWAAFRAEAPPGDEFIGQHARLFDLTVVGQPSRGATPPRMAVLETLLFDSGRPVLVAPPGSPSQIGRTIVIAWNASTETARTVAFARPLIEQADRVIVLTVEGSLVAGPSGDEMTRALVRAGIPAHALHVPQHRGIGETILEQTDKLGGDLLIKGAYTQSRLRQMILGGATSHILAMASVPVFMAH, from the coding sequence ATGAAAAACCTTCTGATCCCGATCGAAGAGAGTGAGTTTCTGCCATCGGCCCTGCAATCGGCGGTGCTGGTGGCGCGCCGGTTCGCCAGCTACCTGGAAGGGCTGCACGTCCGCCCGGACTTCGCCGGCAGCATCGCGGCCAGCGGCATCGGCGCGCCCTACGTAATCGAGGAGTTCCGGCGCGAGGACTGGGAGGGTATCCAACGCGCGCACAGAACCTTCGAGGTCTACCTGCGCGACCGTCAGATCCCGGTCGACACCAAGCCTGAAGCGGGCGGTCCGTGGGCAGCCTTCCGAGCCGAGGCGCCGCCGGGTGACGAGTTCATCGGCCAGCATGCCCGGCTGTTCGACCTGACGGTCGTGGGCCAGCCCTCCCGCGGCGCCACCCCGCCGCGCATGGCTGTGTTGGAAACTCTTCTGTTCGACAGCGGTCGCCCGGTCCTCGTGGCGCCGCCCGGATCGCCCTCGCAGATCGGCAGGACGATCGTGATCGCCTGGAACGCCAGCACCGAGACGGCGCGCACGGTCGCCTTTGCCCGCCCGCTGATTGAGCAAGCCGACCGGGTCATTGTGCTTACCGTCGAGGGTAGCCTGGTCGCCGGCCCGTCCGGGGACGAGATGACTCGCGCCCTCGTCCGGGCTGGAATCCCGGCGCACGCCCTTCATGTTCCGCAGCATCGCGGCATTGGTGAGACCATCCTGGAGCAGACCGATAAGCTTGGTGGTGACCTGCTGATCAAGGGCGCTTACACCCAGAGCCGGTTGCGTCAGATGATACTGGGCGGGGCCACCAGCCACATCCTGGCCATGGCCAGCGTGCCGGTCTTCATGGCCCACTGA
- a CDS encoding IS630 family transposase (programmed frameshift), whose amino-acid sequence MSCHQENSASTDRWKRCLRRWFTLVLDGRPRMEAARTCGMDRQTLCDWVHRYNAEGVRGLSDRKPPGGIPKLTAGQEAEVAEWVRAGPDVAEDGVIRWRRKDLAARIERRFGVVLAERSVGALLKRLAFRHVSVRPVHPQQDAQALEAHKKNFAALIVRAVPEAARSKPVEVWWQDGAEGPHARVGQQGTLTYVWADHGSRPRVARDLRYEWTYLFGAVCPARDVGAALVLPRVNIDAMNLHLAEIGRHVASGHHAVVVLDGAGWHKPGDKLKVPDNISLLHLPPYCPELNPVENIWQFLRQNYLSHRVFDSYEAIVDACCKAWTALTSTPQRIRSIATRSWAKVDV is encoded by the exons ATTTCCTGCCATCAGGAAAACTCGGCTTCAACAGACCGGTGGAAAAGGTGCCTTCGTCGCTGGTTTACCTTGGTCTTGGACGGACGGCCTCGGATGGAGGCGGCCCGGACTTGCGGCATGGACCGTCAAACGCTGTGCGACTGGGTTCACCGCTACAATGCCGAAGGGGTTCGGGGCTTGTCCGATCGCAAGCCTCCTGGGGGCATCCCGAAGCTCACGGCCGGGCAGGAGGCGGAAGTGGCGGAGTGGGTTCGTGCCGGCCCCGATGTGGCGGAGGATGGCGTGATCCGGTGGCGCCGGAAGGATCTGGCGGCGCGCATCGAGCGGCGGTTCGGGGTCGTGCTGGCCGAGCGCAGCGTCGGCGCGTTGCTCAAGCGCCTGGCTTTCCGGCACGTGTCGGTTCGGCCCGTGCATCCGCAACAGGACGCGCAAGCCCTTGAAGCGCATA AAAAAAACTTCGCCGCCCTGATAGTCAGGGCAGTACCCGAGGCGGCCAGGAGCAAGCCGGTCGAGGTATGGTGGCAGGATGGGGCGGAGGGGCCCCATGCCCGTGTCGGCCAGCAAGGCACCTTGACCTATGTCTGGGCCGATCACGGCAGCCGGCCGCGCGTGGCGCGCGACCTGCGCTATGAATGGACCTACCTGTTCGGGGCCGTCTGTCCCGCCCGGGACGTCGGTGCCGCTCTCGTCCTGCCCCGGGTCAACATCGACGCCATGAACCTGCATCTGGCCGAAATCGGCCGGCACGTCGCCAGCGGTCACCATGCGGTAGTGGTGCTCGATGGTGCCGGCTGGCACAAGCCGGGCGACAAGCTGAAGGTGCCGGACAACATCAGCCTGCTCCATCTGCCGCCCTACTGTCCGGAACTCAATCCGGTTGAGAACATCTGGCAGTTCCTCCGCCAGAACTATCTCAGTCATCGCGTCTTCGACTCATATGAAGCCATCGTCGATGCCTGCTGCAAGGCTTGGACGGCTCTCACAAGTACTCCGCAGCGCATCCGATCCATCGCAACCAGATCATGGGCGAAGGTCGATGTCTAA
- a CDS encoding (2Fe-2S)-binding protein — translation MYVCICNAFTEKQVCTAIRKGISTPSGLFRHLGCVPQCGKCVPTVRYMVKETDNLSSASVHYDEIDHFGLQAAG, via the coding sequence GTGTACGTTTGCATCTGCAATGCTTTCACGGAAAAGCAAGTTTGCACGGCGATCCGCAAGGGAATATCAACACCGTCCGGCCTGTTCCGACATCTCGGTTGCGTTCCGCAATGCGGGAAGTGCGTGCCCACGGTGCGGTACATGGTGAAAGAGACTGACAATCTTTCGAGCGCCTCCGTACATTATGATGAGATTGATCATTTTGGATTGCAGGCTGCCGGATAA
- a CDS encoding cupin domain-containing protein, producing MNAVLAATSILFLIGTGCAAAAQTGEHPEVHTILTPQEIKWSAAPPVIPKGAEASLLYGDPSKAEPFVLRLKLPSNYHISPHTHPVAEVVTVISGTFKLGSGETAEKDKAQPLPAGSFFAFSPGMTHFAYTDEETVVQISSIGPWGLNYVNPEDDPRQKTQ from the coding sequence ATGAACGCCGTCTTGGCAGCAACAAGCATTCTCTTCCTGATAGGAACGGGTTGTGCCGCAGCCGCTCAGACAGGGGAGCATCCCGAAGTTCATACGATTCTGACGCCACAGGAGATCAAGTGGTCAGCCGCCCCGCCGGTTATTCCAAAAGGGGCTGAGGCGTCCTTGCTGTACGGCGATCCGAGCAAGGCGGAGCCGTTCGTCCTGCGGCTGAAGTTGCCGAGCAACTATCACATCTCGCCTCACACGCATCCGGTTGCTGAAGTCGTCACTGTGATATCGGGCACGTTCAAGCTCGGCAGCGGAGAGACCGCCGAAAAGGACAAGGCCCAGCCCCTGCCTGCGGGCAGCTTCTTCGCCTTCAGTCCCGGTATGACGCATTTCGCTTACACCGACGAGGAAACGGTTGTTCAGATCAGTTCCATAGGGCCGTGGGGGCTGAACTACGTGAACCCTGAAGACGACCCACGTCAGAAGACGCAGTAG